A region of the Bradysia coprophila strain Holo2 unplaced genomic scaffold, BU_Bcop_v1 contig_232, whole genome shotgun sequence genome:
CCGTTTTCCGACGACTATAGATTTGTGATTTGtgaggccgaaaacacacaaGCAATTTAGCGTTAACGGGATCGGCAATTACGctacgttttccattgtaattcgATTTTCACCACAgactaaacaatggaaaacgcagcataattgtcgatcccaccAACGTTAAATTTCTTGTGTACTTTTGGCCTAAGGACATGTTCCCCAAGCGAAATACTCAGTAGGTGCTGCAATATATTTTCGGTTTATGTCTCTTTCGCAAAACGCACACCTTTGACGACCGAATCATGGTAACTTTAAATTCAGAGTCCGACGTACATTCACTGCTTACGAAAATATCTGCATACGAAAGTGATGCATCAACTCCCCGTTCAATTTGCTTGCACACTGACGATCGTTTTATTGGATTCGAAAGAAATGACGATCCGCACACTGCCAAATGGATGGAAACGAAACCGGAGAAAATCGGCTGGCACAAGTACCGGTATCAGTGCTGGCAATTTGGTATACCGGCCATTCGAACGATTAAGGATTGTCTAGATggggaaaataatttaaatttatcggTTTGTATCGGTTCAATCATTCGACGATTGGAGCCTTTTTAGCGTTTTATGAAAAGAGCAAGAGTGTTGCCACTCATTGGACACTCTACTCTGACTAGCCGTGTTTCTAATTAGATTCTTTCCCGACGCAGTACTACATTCCGAAAAGTATTGGATCGGTATACGCGTTTGAAACATTGTGCGATCATCCTGTAGTCCACGTGACCCGGATTGATATGAAAGATTGTCCGATGACTGAAACAGGTTGTTTATCGATGAATGAATTCCTAAGGCGTCGCAGTCCGATCGACTACTTAAATTTGAGAAACAATAAGTAGGGCAGGTCACTGACTCACTCGTTTCATCGATAGTTTTTATCAGTTTTCCTTCTTATTCTGTGTTTCCTAAGAATCGGATCCAAGGGAATTGAAACATTGGAACAGGGATTGTATGTGAATCAGGGAATAAAATATCTAAACCTTAGCGGCTGTAAAATTGGCGACGAAGGTGTTATCTCTCTGGCCAGAGCGCTGAATGGTAATGAATCGTGTCAGGTACTTACGAGATTGCACTTTATTCGCTAAGACTcatgaaaactaaaaacttttaattcagCATCTCGATATCAGTCACAACAGTCTGAACACCAGATCTGGTTCTGCTATCAGTGATGTTCTATCTACAACACGCATTCAAGTTCTGAACGTATCATGGAACGAATTGAGCTCGTACGACTGTgttacgaaaatatttgaaggaCTAAAACAGAGCAAACACATAAAGACATTAGACTACTCGTGGAACGGTCTGTCAAGTTCCGAATGGGTCAAATCATTTAGACAGGCAATGCTCAAAAACGAAACGTTGGAAACATTGAATCTTCAAAGCAATCGGTAAATGCGGTTTTAACAGACAAAGTGTGTGCTTCAATGTTGTCTCTATGATTCATTAGATTGAATGGTGTCGCCGATCAGATAATGCCAGCAATATCGAAATCTTCATCACTGCGACAAGTCTATGTCGGTGATAATCCGTGGAACGAACAGGATTGGAAGAATATCGTCAATGTGTACCTGAAGCCATCAAATTTGAGTGTTTTAGGATTGGGAGCACATACTTACCTGACCGAGGAATGTGTTTTGGTAAAAATGTTTCCggaaaaaatgagattttctgTCTAAGACCCTTTACGATTTCAATATATCAGCTGATGCGTAAAGCAATGCTAGTAAATCCAGAACTAAAGTTCATTTACCAAGGTCAGATTAAAGAGCAGCCCGCAGCAGAAGTTagctttaaaaatattttgatcgatcGACTGAAGGCTTTGGCACTGAAACCCAAGAAAAAGAAGCTTAGGAAAAATATGGGGTAAGTTGTGCAGGTATACTGGAAACGTTAAGTAACTGCAGGTATACTGGAAACGTTGCCACCATTTTTCCGGTTTGTAGACACTTTTTCCTGAAgttaaaaaccgaaaatatcgAGTACGTCGAACCCGATAATTTTGCCGAAACTTTAACTGCATTTGGTGCTAAGTTGGATCAACGACTTATCGAACAAGTTGCCGATGAATTTACAACGGATGTGGtcattaaaaataagaaaacggAAAAAGTCCCATTGCTCGATGTGGCTGACTATTACCTAGCACGGCATCCGACTGAGCCACCAAAAGCGAAAgcaaataagaagaaaaagaagaagaagcaagGAGACAAGAAGGAAAGTCCTGAAAAGAAAGACAACAAGAAGAAGGACAAAAAGAAGGATGGCAAACAGAAAGGtgataaaaagaagaaaaaaagaaaacaaagtaAATAGTCGCTGTATAAAACCATACACCACATCTTCAATCGGCTATGAAATCAGTAAAACATATCTTTGGTCAGTTCTGCTGCTACTTTTCCTTAAATCTTTTATCACATTGCTTGTAGTATAGTTCCAACTTCAAGTCATATATAGATACTTAACACAGATTCTCTTCATAGTCCACTTAATGCAGCAATTGAACCATACAAGGATCCCGTGATTCTTCTAGAAACAGGCTACCCAAATCCGACTCTTACGGAATATTGTAAGGATTGAggttacttaaaaaaaaacttgaaagtAGCTACTCCAATCTCTCGATTTTTGTTAGTCTTGCATAAC
Encoded here:
- the LOC119075718 gene encoding leucine-rich repeat-containing protein 34-like, which translates into the protein MVTLNSESDVHSLLTKISAYESDASTPRSICLHTDDRFIGFERNDDPHTAKWMETKPEKIGWHKYRYQCWQFGIPAIRTIKDCLDGENNLNLSYYIPKSIGSVYAFETLCDHPVVHVTRIDMKDCPMTETGCLSMNEFLRRRSPIDYLNLRNNKIGSKGIETLEQGLYVNQGIKYLNLSGCKIGDEGVISLARALNGNESCQHLDISHNSLNTRSGSAISDVLSTTRIQVLNVSWNELSSYDCVTKIFEGLKQSKHIKTLDYSWNGLSSSEWVKSFRQAMLKNETLETLNLQSNRLNGVADQIMPAISKSSSLRQVYVGDNPWNEQDWKNIVNVYLKPSNLSVLGLGAHTYLTEECVLLMRKAMLVNPELKFIYQGQIKEQPAAEVSFKNILIDRLKALALKPKKKKLRKNMGHFFLKLKTENIEYVEPDNFAETLTAFGAKLDQRLIEQVADEFTTDVVIKNKKTEKVPLLDVADYYLARHPTEPPKAKANKKKKKKKQGDKKESPEKKDNKKKDKKKDGKQKGDKKKKKRKQSK